Part of the Saccharomyces kudriavzevii IFO 1802 strain IFO1802 genome assembly, chromosome: 8 genome is shown below.
TTTTATAAACTGATATTTGAATCGTATGCTGTGATGGTTCTTTGTTGTGCAAAAGCTTCCCTTGCCGTATTAACTTTCATACTCCTGTAAAACTTCCCTTATGATAGGTTTGTCGCTGACAAGTTTGGATTCGGATGTGATGGGTTTGGCCCCCGTCCTCTTTCTGAGGCCATTATGTGTTCCTTCTGTGGAGGCTAGCCTCTCGGGGAAATTATACTTGTAAGGCCCATCTTTGCACATTGTATAAATCCAATTACGTCCTTCTAACAAGTCTACAAACGATTTTATCTCGGAAACGGAGCCAATTGTACTCTTGGAACCTATGATGATTAGTTTGGATTTGGCTCTCGTCATGGCAACATTGACTCTCCtcaattccttcaataGTGATCCCCCGTTCAATTGAGAATTTCTTCTAACCATGGAAATAATAATGCATTTCTTATCGCGACCTTGAAACTGATCAGCAGTCAAGATCTCTAGTCCTTTATATGCATCTTTATTGAATATCTTTTTTAGTAACCTCAACTGCGCCCTGTATAACGTCATAACACCGATATCTTCACACGGTATACCGCTCAAAATCATTCCCTCTACACATTGTAGGGAAATTTGTGCTTCTCCAACATTGGTGATGTTATCTTTTTCGCTTTTTTCCATAATATCTGGGCATTTATCATaatccaagaaaataactTTTCTGTTCGGTTCTAATATGTCTTCGAGCCATTCCTTCGAACCTATTGACTTATTTCTATATTGCTTTAAAGCATCTGGAATTGGTAATGTTAGAGATTGTACAAAAACTTCATCATTCCCACATTTCAACTTATTGTCGTATATCAGGAAGTTAGACAAAGTAACAATATCGCCACACATACGATATTGGTAAGTCAGTTCCACAACACTCTCCGGGTGCTTTTCACAGAAGGTTTTGAACAGAGATTCCTCTAATCCGCCTAATCGAGCTGCATCATTCTTTACTAGTGGTGGTAGCTGATAATGGTCGCCAACCATGATAAACTTACATCCATATCGTAAAGGTCCCAAAGCGACCGGCATGGAAATTTGACTTGCTTCATCCAAAATCACATAGTCAAAATCCCTTTCGTGCAATGTAAAAAATACATCGTTTATGCCCAAACACGTCGTGGCGACGACGGAGGTGCTGTTTATCTTGGCCAAATGATCCTTATAACTTTTTGCTGACTCATAATTCGGTACATACTTCTGTGTATCAGGATGAACCTTATGTTTCAATCCCAATCTCGTTATGTTAATGGTGGTCTTAATCAACTTTGTCAAAATATTATCCACTGCAGAATGTGTATATGATGTCAAAAGCACAGTTTTCCCCTTGGACACCAGAATCTTGATTATTTCTGCAATGACAGTGGTCTTACCTGTTCCTGGCATTCCCAATATTAATGCATAATCTTCAGCTCTCATCACAGTATCAATTGCTTGTTTTTGGTTCACGTTCAATGTTATATCCTCCGAAAGTTCGTATGGTATCACAGGGTCATCGCTTATACCTCTAAATTTTGGTGCTCTGTTATCAATTAAAAAAGATCGTAACGTTTCGTTACCTCCATCAGATCTCTTTGTCTTTCGGGCTAATTTACTTCTTTCGTCAATTATATCCAAACCAGGCGGAACAGCTGGTAAAAACAAACTCAGGAGGTTGAATCGTGCTAAGGATAAACTTTGTTGGATGTCATTTTTATCGATCCTATATTTAACCAAATTTTGAGTCGCTATGAGGTTGGATTGATCTAGTTTAGAGTCAACTACACTTTGAATGGTTGTAATTCCTCGTTCTCTATCCAGAAGTCGGttgttcaacaattttCGCTTGATGGATACACCAATCTTATCTGAATTTATAAATTGTACACGGCCTTGGCATAGGCAGAAATGACCTTCCTCATCGCTAATAATTACAAAGTCATTGACGGTAATTTGAGAGGATAACATCGACTGTGCGTTATTATCTTGATTGCTTCTCAGGAAACAATATGAATATGtcccttctttttccttatgTTCAACTACCTCTGACACAACTAAATTAGAAAGACACCTCCCGCTTCTCGATTCTCTCGTGGAACCATCCAATAGGAAAAGCTCTTTATTGATGCATGTTATGCTTgactcttcttttgttatTAGGTCATTATACTTTGTGAAGAATTCCTTGTAGGTAGTGAGGTTTGGCAGCAAATGCCTCGTTAATGTATCAAATTCACCTTCGACTAGGCCGCTTTCTTCTGATGTTCCATTTTCCAACAATTTGTTCAATACCATACACGACTCTTTCATGAAGCATGAATCACAAGATGAATCGCGCAATAATGGTGGCAGTTCAAATCTTGATTGACCTTGCCCAAAAACTTCCTGAAGCTGATGCTTGAAACTCATGCTCATTCTATTTCGGGACATAAGAATATGCTTTACAGAATGCAAAATGGATGGAAATTTTGACATATTTTCGTCCCTCGtaaaataaagaagaaaaaaatctattGGTATTTCATAGCGATCATTCAGTAATAGTGTATATATAAGGCCTTGGACTTCATATGAAACACTTCTCGATTTACCAGTTTTTACTTCTAGGGGGACAATAcatttttgattgttttcAACATT
Proteins encoded:
- the DNA2 gene encoding bifunctional ATP-dependent DNA helicase/ssDNA endodeoxyribonuclease DNA2 (similar to Saccharomyces cerevisiae DNA2 (YHR164C); ancestral locus Anc_5.75), with protein sequence MPGTPQKNKRSASISISPVKTLIEEKEPAHNDSKKTSSKQTKRKKKYAFAPINNLNGKSGKIPNTSVLKSISVSQVRNTSRVKEVNMTISKSGNSLPSPQVKLKREVSSMSKYHDLTHDEDGPMEEVIWKYSPLQRDMSDKTTSAAEFSDDYEAVQDPSSTPIVPNRLKTVLNFTNIHVPSADENPFTQENEDEQIRPKHANISPRGSFRNIDDILDDIEGDLTIKPRSSKFSDLPSSPTKAPNVEQPEAAAETADDLNTTGDSNDGDDSLIDILTQKYVEKHKDDIQVAIQSKDDQGNETHETHEENEKNEKSGECKGDVVNKIKRDDAFDNNQDDRGYQRSQEKEEEEKRLSDEFSDDSLIELLNETQTQAESNAIEQEIEKVEVMVSHDLKVDSDTTLSTYVLRAKFSAPRDGVIRLVIISIRTVELPKIGTQKILECIDAKGGQSSVVVRHPWVYLEFEAGDVIHIIEGKNIENKRLLSDDKNPKTQLANDNLLVLNPDILFSATSVGSSVGCLRRAVLQMKFQDPRGEPSLVMTLGNIVHELLQDSIKYKLSHSKITIESIVQKLDSLLESYSFSIMICNEEIQAVKELIIKEHVENILYFVNKFVSKSNYGCYTSVSGTRRTQPISISNVIDIEENIWSPIYGLKGFLDATVEANVENNQKCIVPLEVKTGKSRSVSYEVQGLIYTLLLNDRYEIPIDFFLLYFTRDENMSKFPSILHSVKHILMSRNRMSMSFKHQLQEVFGQGQSRFELPPLLRDSSCDSCFMKESCMVLNKLLENGTSEESGLVEGEFDTLTRHLLPNLTTYKEFFTKYNDLITKEESSITCINKELFLLDGSTRESRSGRCLSNLVVSEVVEHKEKEGTYSYCFLRSNQDNNAQSMLSSQITVNDFVIISDEEGHFCLCQGRVQFINSDKIGVSIKRKLLNNRLLDRERGITTIQSVVDSKLDQSNLIATQNLVKYRIDKNDIQQSLSLARFNLLSLFLPAVPPGLDIIDERSKLARKTKRSDGGNETLRSFLIDNRAPKFRGISDDPVIPYELSEDITLNVNQKQAIDTVMRAEDYALILGMPGTGKTTVIAEIIKILVSKGKTVLLTSYTHSAVDNILTKLIKTTINITRLGLKHKVHPDTQKYVPNYESAKSYKDHLAKINSTSVVATTCLGINDVFFTLHERDFDYVILDEASQISMPVALGPLRYGCKFIMVGDHYQLPPLVKNDAARLGGLEESLFKTFCEKHPESVVELTYQYRMCGDIVTLSNFLIYDNKLKCGNDEVFVQSLTLPIPDALKQYRNKSIGSKEWLEDILEPNRKVIFLDYDKCPDIMEKSEKDNITNVGEAQISLQCVEGMILSGIPCEDIGVMTLYRAQLRLLKKIFNKDAYKGLEILTADQFQGRDKKCIIISMVRRNSQLNGGSLLKELRRVNVAMTRAKSKLIIIGSKSTIGSVSEIKSFVDLLEGRNWIYTMCKDGPYKYNFPERLASTEGTHNGLRKRTGAKPITSESKLVSDKPIIREVLQEYES